In Afipia sp. GAS231, a single window of DNA contains:
- a CDS encoding DUF3617 family protein has translation MTLLCSLVLIVSAGASELAIEPGQWKVTSTTVMNGATSPPGVKARCLTPEQAGDVAKTFGPVSGTVNSTCEPAESEVAGRTLKWHLQCRGQLDLDVLGSFNFDSPSHYTATVISKGRMAGQLISDVKTEIEGERVGECQ, from the coding sequence ATGACGTTGCTGTGCTCGCTGGTGCTGATCGTTTCAGCCGGAGCATCCGAGTTAGCGATCGAACCCGGGCAATGGAAAGTCACGTCAACGACAGTGATGAACGGCGCGACCTCGCCGCCGGGGGTGAAGGCGCGTTGCCTCACGCCCGAACAGGCCGGCGACGTCGCCAAAACCTTTGGCCCCGTGAGCGGCACCGTCAATTCGACGTGTGAACCCGCGGAATCCGAAGTGGCCGGCAGAACTCTGAAGTGGCATCTGCAATGCAGGGGACAGTTGGATCTTGACGTCCTGGGCAGCTTCAACTTCGATAGTCCGTCCCACTACACCGCCACGGTCATCAGCAAGGGTCGGATGGCCGGGCAGTTGATCAGCGATGTGAAGACAGAGATCGAAGGCGAGCGTGTCGGCGAATGCCAGTGA
- a CDS encoding DUF3971 domain-containing protein, which produces MPAQERSIPIDGRALGGDQPQRLHREAMARNISPQGSAGGSNPRAEAQISQWDDESGWDPENDEAAGHRARRLLSRSDSGFHRIGDNFTAINRWVTGGRWVKRIAIVVAVLAVIFASCFGGLWWRLGAGPINLDMATPWLAAAIEDNIGNGNTVEVGGTQIERAGRIRIAVRIRDIVVRDRDHAIVATAPKAEVRLSGTALLMGRLRAESLNLVDAELAVRITPDGQVSVSAGDTAKPLATGVTSKRDAGIAPTFPRQGAPSAGATTPENTPNGLLAGLDWLDSLSLTGLDGQNLNEIGLKNGNLVVDDQQRGNKWTFENISLSMRRPSGGGVALSLGEEGARPWSLRVLVGPQQNGVRSVDLRADKVPTANILLAMRVKDLTYSADLPLSGELKGELGRDGLPTYFRGKVLAGAGHIIDSDTPDYPMAIDSAEMNVEWDSGRRVLVAPFKIVSGANRVTLLAHLEPPNGNITDWQAGLSGGTIVLAGNDNDQPLIFNRIAIGMRFDTDKKRVLLTQADISNGEIGIAGTGSIDYAGEARLQLGFAGTPMSASALKRIWPILIVPEVREWVIERIERGTLQRIEVGVNSPVRNLSRKGPPIPDDGLSVNIVASGVTVHPVDNMPSVRDADLKARVTGRTATVTIGQGVADTPGGRKINISDFSFEVPDMAPKPVSSRVKFRVDCPVPAAAEILASDRISDVSGTLIDPNNSKGTVTATFSLALPVVGALTKADTVYSVTADLGGFAADKLVMNQKLEATTLKVVANNAGYQVKGDVKINGQPASLDYRKPAEGDADIKLQATLDDASRARLGLDLGPAVSGAIPIKLIGKIGDRDSKVGIEADLTSLKLDNILPGWVKVPGKSGRATFTVVKKEQSTLFQDIVVDGGGVSIKGSLEVDANGDLLNANFPTYAPSEGDKATLRAERGADGVVKVTMRGDVFDGRGFLKSAISGKEADAKSKIKNIDFDVDLKLGAVAGFNGEALRSVDAKFSRRSGYIKAFAITGKVGRDTPLTADLRSRAQGQGQGRDVIVLQTDDAGAFFRFNDFYSKIVGGQLQLALEPPTPENNPKEGVINVHNFAIKGEASLERVAAGGAPGSQGSVSFSALRAGFTRQSGQLTIRDGVVKGPAIGATIEGSIDSVTNQVRMSGTFVPMYGLNNMFGQIPVLGLFLGNGNNEGLIGVTYEVVGTPAQPVMRVNPISAMAPGLLRKIFEFNTGKQNNQIEFPPNN; this is translated from the coding sequence ATGCCGGCACAGGAGCGCTCGATACCCATCGATGGGCGCGCCCTTGGCGGCGATCAACCTCAGCGCCTGCACCGAGAGGCAATGGCTAGGAATATTTCGCCCCAAGGATCTGCTGGAGGGTCGAATCCGCGTGCTGAGGCTCAAATCTCGCAATGGGATGATGAGTCCGGCTGGGATCCGGAGAACGACGAGGCGGCGGGGCACCGCGCGCGGCGATTGCTGTCCCGTTCCGATTCCGGCTTTCACCGGATCGGCGATAATTTCACAGCCATCAATCGGTGGGTTACGGGCGGGCGCTGGGTCAAGCGCATCGCGATCGTCGTTGCGGTGCTGGCGGTCATCTTCGCCAGCTGTTTCGGCGGGCTGTGGTGGCGGCTCGGTGCCGGGCCCATCAATCTCGACATGGCGACGCCGTGGCTTGCGGCCGCGATCGAGGACAATATCGGCAACGGCAATACGGTCGAGGTCGGCGGCACCCAGATCGAGCGCGCCGGCCGGATCCGGATCGCGGTGCGAATCCGCGACATCGTGGTGCGCGATCGTGACCACGCCATCGTCGCCACGGCGCCGAAGGCCGAGGTGAGACTGTCCGGCACCGCGCTCCTGATGGGCCGGCTCCGCGCCGAGAGCCTCAATTTGGTCGATGCCGAACTCGCGGTACGCATTACCCCGGACGGCCAGGTCTCGGTGTCGGCCGGTGACACCGCCAAGCCACTCGCTACCGGCGTTACCTCGAAGCGCGACGCCGGCATTGCCCCCACATTCCCCCGCCAGGGCGCGCCATCCGCCGGCGCAACGACCCCCGAGAATACGCCGAACGGATTGCTGGCCGGGCTCGACTGGCTCGACAGCCTGAGCCTGACTGGTCTCGACGGACAGAACCTCAACGAGATCGGTTTGAAGAACGGCAATCTGGTGGTCGACGACCAGCAGCGCGGCAACAAATGGACGTTCGAGAACATCAGCCTCAGCATGCGCCGTCCGAGCGGCGGCGGGGTGGCGCTGAGCTTGGGCGAAGAGGGCGCCCGCCCGTGGTCGCTTCGGGTCCTGGTCGGTCCGCAGCAGAACGGCGTTCGATCGGTCGATCTTCGCGCCGACAAGGTGCCGACCGCCAATATTCTGCTGGCGATGCGGGTCAAGGATCTCACCTACAGCGCCGACCTGCCGCTATCGGGCGAACTGAAGGGCGAACTCGGCCGCGACGGACTGCCGACCTATTTCCGCGGCAAGGTCCTCGCCGGCGCCGGCCACATCATCGACAGCGATACGCCGGATTATCCGATGGCGATCGATTCGGCCGAGATGAACGTCGAATGGGATTCCGGCCGGCGCGTGCTGGTCGCTCCCTTCAAGATCGTTTCCGGCGCCAACCGGGTCACGTTGCTGGCCCATCTCGAACCGCCGAACGGCAATATCACGGACTGGCAGGCGGGCCTGAGCGGCGGCACCATCGTGCTGGCCGGCAACGACAACGACCAGCCGCTGATTTTCAACCGCATCGCGATCGGCATGCGGTTCGATACCGACAAGAAGCGCGTGCTGCTGACCCAGGCCGATATCAGCAATGGCGAGATCGGCATCGCCGGCACGGGCAGCATCGACTATGCGGGCGAAGCGCGCCTTCAGCTCGGCTTTGCGGGAACGCCGATGTCGGCCTCGGCCCTGAAACGGATCTGGCCGATCCTGATCGTGCCGGAAGTGCGCGAATGGGTGATCGAGCGGATCGAGCGCGGCACGCTCCAGCGCATCGAAGTCGGCGTCAATTCGCCGGTGCGCAACCTGTCGCGCAAGGGGCCGCCGATTCCGGATGACGGGCTGTCCGTCAACATCGTCGCGTCAGGCGTCACCGTGCATCCGGTGGACAACATGCCATCGGTTCGCGATGCCGATTTGAAGGCGCGGGTTACCGGGCGAACCGCGACGGTGACTATCGGGCAAGGCGTCGCCGACACGCCGGGCGGGCGCAAGATCAATATTTCGGATTTCAGCTTCGAGGTGCCGGATATGGCGCCGAAGCCAGTGTCCTCGCGGGTCAAGTTCAGGGTCGATTGTCCGGTGCCGGCCGCCGCCGAGATTCTCGCCTCTGATCGCATCAGCGACGTTTCCGGCACCCTGATCGATCCGAACAACAGCAAGGGGACGGTGACCGCCACGTTCTCGCTGGCGCTGCCGGTCGTTGGCGCGCTGACCAAGGCCGACACCGTTTACAGCGTAACCGCCGACCTCGGCGGATTTGCCGCCGACAAACTGGTGATGAACCAGAAGCTGGAAGCCACCACGCTGAAGGTGGTGGCCAACAACGCCGGCTATCAGGTCAAGGGTGACGTCAAGATCAACGGTCAGCCGGCCTCGCTGGATTATCGCAAGCCTGCCGAAGGCGACGCCGACATCAAGCTGCAGGCGACGCTCGATGACGCCAGTCGCGCACGCCTCGGGCTCGACCTTGGACCCGCTGTCTCCGGCGCCATCCCGATCAAGCTGATCGGCAAGATCGGCGATCGCGACAGCAAGGTCGGCATCGAGGCCGATCTGACGTCGTTGAAGCTCGACAACATCCTGCCCGGCTGGGTCAAGGTACCGGGCAAATCCGGCAGGGCGACCTTCACGGTGGTCAAGAAGGAGCAGTCGACCCTGTTCCAGGACATCGTCGTCGATGGCGGCGGCGTCTCGATCAAGGGATCGCTGGAAGTCGATGCGAACGGCGACCTGTTGAATGCGAACTTCCCGACCTACGCGCCGTCGGAAGGTGACAAGGCCACGCTAAGGGCGGAACGCGGCGCCGACGGCGTCGTCAAGGTCACGATGCGCGGCGACGTGTTCGATGGCCGCGGCTTCCTCAAATCGGCGATTTCCGGCAAGGAGGCCGACGCCAAGAGCAAGATCAAGAACATCGATTTCGATGTCGATCTCAAGCTCGGCGCGGTCGCGGGTTTCAACGGCGAGGCCCTGCGCAGCGTCGATGCCAAATTCTCGCGGCGCAGCGGATACATCAAGGCGTTTGCGATCACCGGCAAGGTCGGGCGCGATACGCCGCTGACGGCGGATTTGCGCTCCCGCGCGCAAGGGCAAGGGCAAGGCCGCGACGTGATCGTGCTGCAGACCGACGACGCCGGCGCGTTCTTCCGCTTCAACGACTTCTATTCCAAGATCGTCGGCGGCCAGCTCCAGTTGGCGCTGGAGCCGCCGACGCCGGAAAACAACCCCAAAGAGGGTGTGATCAACGTTCATAACTTCGCCATCAAGGGAGAGGCTTCGCTCGAGCGCGTGGCCGCAGGCGGCGCGCCCGGCAGCCAGGGCAGCGTGTCGTTTTCGGCGCTGCGCGCTGGATTCACCCGCCAGAGCGGCCAGCTCACCATCCGGGACGGCGTCGTCAAAGGCCCGGCCATCGGCGCGACCATCGAAGGCAGCATCGACAGCGTCACCAACCAGGTCCGGATGAGCGGCACCTTCGTGCCGATGTACGGGCTGAACAACATGTTCGGCCAGATTCCGGTGCTCGGACTTTTCCTCGGCAACGGCAACAACGAAGGCCTGATCGGCGTCACCTATGAAGTCGTGGGCACGCCGGCCCAACCGGTGATGCGCGTCAATCCGATCTCGGCGATGGCGCCGGGCTTGCTGCGCAAGATTTTCGAGTTCAATACCGGCAAGCAGAACAACCAGATCGAATTCCCGCCGAATAATTGA
- a CDS encoding methyl-accepting chemotaxis protein yields the protein MIPLSRLKIRTKLASMVLLAAVTICTVIAVSASLSRSRMLDDRVTQMHAAVDLLLGMAQSLQDEVTAGKMTLAEAQAQFRARGRKMSFNKGQGYPVTYNADTSILLNGANPQLEGKITGAKDSNGVVIADAQVAAAQKSPEGGTTSYLYPRPGQTEAVRKMVYVRSFAPWNVVMSYGLYVDDVDADVSALLMRLGAIGAGLLVLMGLLSWLIARDILGALDRQKSRMQRIAEGHLDNPVEETGRGDEIGRMAETLEVLRQTAMTARSLEAEQVASKQRSENEKRQAIMALADRFDASVGQLVGRMASGSSELETTAKSMTGTAERTNQRAALVGSAASEASTRVQTVAAAAEELSSSITEISRQMAQSAAITGRAVETARRTDVTVRALAEGAEQIEHVAELISSIASQTNLLALNATIEAARAGEAGRGFAVVAVEVKSLASQTAEATKEIGTRIAQIQAATKEAVEAIQGITATIEEVSTIATSIGSAIEEQGAATAEIARNVTQTAEATKEVTSNIGGVSAAANETGGAAGLLLTAASDLSKQAEQLSGEVNVFLAGVRAA from the coding sequence ATGATCCCGCTCAGCCGATTGAAGATCCGCACCAAACTCGCCAGCATGGTCCTGCTGGCTGCGGTGACCATCTGCACGGTGATCGCGGTGTCGGCCTCGCTCAGCCGCAGCCGGATGCTCGACGACCGCGTCACGCAGATGCACGCGGCGGTCGATCTGCTGCTCGGCATGGCGCAATCGCTGCAGGACGAAGTTACTGCCGGGAAGATGACACTGGCGGAGGCGCAGGCCCAGTTCCGCGCACGCGGCCGCAAGATGTCCTTCAACAAGGGCCAGGGCTATCCCGTCACCTACAACGCCGACACCTCGATACTCCTCAACGGCGCCAATCCGCAGCTCGAAGGCAAGATCACCGGTGCGAAAGATTCGAACGGCGTCGTGATCGCCGATGCTCAGGTCGCCGCCGCCCAGAAGTCGCCCGAAGGCGGTACCACGTCGTATCTCTATCCGCGCCCCGGACAGACCGAGGCGGTTCGCAAGATGGTCTATGTCCGCAGCTTCGCGCCGTGGAACGTGGTGATGAGCTACGGTCTCTATGTCGACGACGTCGATGCCGACGTCAGCGCGCTGCTGATGCGGTTGGGTGCGATCGGCGCCGGCCTGCTGGTGCTGATGGGGTTGCTGTCGTGGCTGATCGCCCGTGACATTCTCGGCGCACTCGACCGCCAGAAGTCCCGGATGCAGCGCATTGCCGAGGGTCATCTCGACAACCCCGTCGAGGAGACCGGACGCGGCGACGAGATCGGTCGCATGGCCGAAACGCTGGAAGTGCTGCGCCAGACCGCAATGACAGCGCGTTCGCTGGAAGCGGAACAGGTCGCCTCGAAACAAAGGTCCGAGAACGAGAAGCGGCAGGCGATCATGGCGCTCGCCGACCGGTTTGACGCTTCCGTCGGCCAACTGGTCGGACGGATGGCATCGGGCTCGAGCGAACTGGAAACCACCGCCAAATCCATGACCGGCACGGCCGAGCGCACCAACCAGCGCGCCGCGCTGGTCGGCTCGGCCGCCAGCGAGGCTTCCACCCGCGTTCAGACGGTGGCCGCCGCCGCCGAAGAGCTGTCGTCGTCGATCACCGAGATCAGCCGTCAGATGGCGCAATCCGCCGCCATCACCGGCCGGGCCGTCGAGACGGCCCGCCGCACCGACGTCACCGTGCGGGCGCTGGCCGAAGGCGCCGAGCAGATCGAGCACGTCGCCGAACTGATTTCGAGCATCGCCAGCCAGACCAACCTTTTGGCGCTCAATGCGACCATCGAGGCCGCGCGCGCCGGCGAAGCCGGCCGCGGCTTTGCCGTGGTCGCGGTCGAGGTCAAGAGCCTCGCCAGCCAGACCGCCGAAGCGACCAAAGAGATCGGCACCCGCATCGCGCAGATTCAGGCCGCGACCAAGGAGGCCGTGGAGGCCATTCAGGGCATCACCGCCACCATCGAGGAAGTCTCCACCATCGCGACATCGATCGGCTCCGCGATCGAGGAACAGGGTGCTGCGACCGCCGAGATCGCGCGCAACGTCACGCAGACGGCGGAGGCGACCAAGGAAGTCACCAGCAATATCGGGGGCGTCAGCGCCGCCGCGAATGAAACCGGCGGCGCGGCCGGCCTGTTGCTGACGGCGGCGTCCGACCTCTCCAAGCAGGCCGAACAACTCTCCGGCGAAGTCAATGTGTTTCTGGCCGGCGTGCGCGCGGCCTGA
- a CDS encoding MFS transporter has translation MDKATPGGDTTAKPLKPGRVALNVLALCFTLSVLGRGLGESFTVFLKPISEDFGWDRAQVVSVYSLTWLAGGLMAPLVGRLFDRSGPRTVYALGLALLGGSFLVASHAQTLWQFQLSVGLCVGLGIAFIGNVPNSILLGRWFGPRLPTAMAILYSATGAGILVLLPASQVLIDRIGWRDAYHLFGVVTLCLLVPLLLMPWRLFASGSPHIAKKADPDFVDSGWTLVSAIRHHAFWALFATFFFTAVAMYAITAQIVAYLIDAGFPPLQAATAWGFSGIVLLFGMLGISTLDGLIGRRPSVLFSYGVSILGIGLLWLLQYFPNYWLLTGFVVCFGSMIGSRGPLITATALNIFRGERVGTIYGTISIGSGLGSGLGSWSGGLIHDWTHSYNALFAFALVNVVLGLIPFLVVPALRR, from the coding sequence ATGGATAAAGCGACGCCAGGGGGAGACACGACGGCGAAGCCGCTCAAGCCGGGGCGCGTGGCGCTCAACGTGCTGGCGCTGTGCTTTACGCTGTCCGTGCTCGGCCGCGGCCTCGGCGAGAGCTTTACGGTGTTCCTCAAGCCGATCTCGGAAGATTTCGGCTGGGACCGCGCCCAGGTGGTCTCGGTCTACTCGCTGACCTGGCTGGCCGGCGGCCTGATGGCGCCGCTGGTCGGCCGGCTGTTCGATCGCTCCGGCCCCCGCACCGTCTACGCGCTGGGCCTGGCGCTGCTCGGCGGATCCTTCCTGGTTGCGTCCCACGCGCAAACGCTCTGGCAGTTCCAGCTCAGCGTCGGCCTCTGTGTCGGCCTCGGCATTGCCTTTATCGGCAACGTCCCGAATTCGATCCTGCTCGGCCGCTGGTTCGGCCCGCGGCTGCCGACCGCGATGGCGATCCTCTATTCCGCGACCGGCGCCGGCATCCTGGTGCTGCTGCCGGCGTCGCAGGTACTGATCGACCGGATCGGCTGGCGCGACGCCTATCACCTGTTCGGCGTCGTGACGTTGTGCCTGTTGGTGCCGCTGCTCCTGATGCCATGGCGGCTGTTTGCCAGCGGCTCGCCGCACATCGCCAAGAAAGCCGATCCAGATTTCGTCGACTCCGGCTGGACGCTGGTCAGCGCGATCCGCCACCACGCGTTTTGGGCGCTGTTTGCGACGTTCTTCTTCACGGCGGTCGCGATGTACGCGATCACGGCACAGATCGTCGCCTACCTGATCGATGCCGGATTTCCGCCGTTGCAGGCCGCGACCGCCTGGGGCTTTTCAGGCATCGTACTGCTGTTCGGCATGCTCGGCATCTCCACGCTCGATGGCCTGATCGGCCGCCGGCCGTCGGTGCTGTTCAGCTACGGCGTCTCGATCCTCGGGATCGGCCTGCTCTGGCTGCTGCAATACTTCCCGAACTACTGGCTATTGACCGGCTTCGTGGTCTGCTTCGGCAGCATGATCGGCTCGCGCGGTCCGCTGATCACGGCGACCGCGCTCAACATCTTTCGCGGCGAGCGGGTAGGAACCATCTACGGCACCATCTCGATCGGCAGCGGCCTCGGATCGGGTCTGGGCTCGTGGAGCGGCGGCCTGATCCACGACTGGACCCACAGCTACAACGCGCTGTTCGCGTTCGCGCTGGTCAACGTGGTGCTGGGATTGATTCCCTTCCTGGTTGTTCCCGCGCTGCGGCGCTAG
- a CDS encoding peroxiredoxin, with protein sequence MSKKTRKKSSTTSSKTSAGKPAAAKPVRTTAKVPAKAPAKTKAKAGKAVAKKSAKSAKTAAAKVKPAVAKESHKPASKPLKSTPSTQKVATQKVATQKVAAQKPAAPKPELTATGTEGGKAPGFRLPRDGGDSISLADYAGQKLVLFFYPRADTPGCTREAIDFTRLQGDFAESGTAVLGVSADTVKAQESFRDKHELAVPLISDERHEMLEAYGAWGEKSMYGRSFMGIIRTTVLIGADGRIAKIWRNVRVDGHADEVLAAARELTS encoded by the coding sequence ATGTCCAAGAAAACGCGCAAGAAATCCTCCACGACGTCGAGCAAGACATCCGCTGGAAAGCCCGCCGCGGCGAAGCCTGTCCGCACCACCGCCAAGGTACCCGCCAAAGCCCCGGCCAAAACAAAGGCCAAAGCCGGCAAGGCGGTCGCCAAGAAATCCGCCAAGTCGGCCAAAACGGCCGCAGCCAAAGTCAAACCGGCCGTAGCCAAAGAATCGCATAAGCCCGCCTCGAAACCGTTAAAGTCCACTCCATCCACTCAAAAGGTTGCCACTCAAAAGGTTGCCACTCAAAAGGTTGCCGCTCAAAAGCCCGCCGCCCCAAAGCCGGAACTGACGGCGACCGGGACCGAAGGCGGCAAGGCTCCGGGCTTCCGGCTGCCCCGCGACGGCGGCGACAGCATCTCGCTGGCCGACTATGCCGGGCAGAAGCTCGTGCTGTTTTTCTACCCCCGCGCCGACACCCCCGGCTGTACCCGGGAGGCGATCGACTTTACCCGCCTCCAGGGCGACTTCGCCGAATCGGGAACCGCCGTGCTCGGCGTCTCGGCCGACACGGTGAAGGCCCAGGAATCCTTCCGAGACAAGCATGAGCTTGCCGTTCCTCTGATCTCGGATGAGCGCCATGAGATGCTGGAGGCCTATGGCGCCTGGGGCGAGAAATCCATGTATGGCAGGAGCTTCATGGGGATCATTCGGACCACGGTTCTGATCGGCGCCGACGGCCGGATCGCCAAAATCTGGCGCAATGTCCGCGTCGATGGCCATGCCGACGAGGTCCTCGCCGCCGCCCGCGAGCTGACCAGCTAG
- the tyrS gene encoding tyrosine--tRNA ligase, whose protein sequence is MTAFKSDFLNILSERGFIHQCSDFDGLDALAAKGEATAYVGYDCTAPSLHIGNYLTMMMLHWLQESGNKPITLMGGGTTMVGDPSGKDESRAIRSVAEIEANKASIRGVFSKVLRYGSGHSDAIMLDNAEWLTRLNWIEMLRDIGRHFSVNRMLTMDSVRLRLEREQEMSFIEFNYMVCQAYDFVELSRRTGCRLQMGGSDQWGNIVNGVDLGRRMGTPQLFALTTPLLTTASGAKMGKTAQGAVWLNADQFSPYDFWQYWRNVEDADVVKFLKLFTILPISEIAKLAALQGGEINEAKKILATEATALLHGRDAANEAAETAQKTFEQGAIAENLPTVDIPRGELETGIGVLAAFVKAGLVASNGEARRQIKGGGLRVNDAAVTDEKMTLAPSHLTPEGVIKLSMGRKKHILLKPA, encoded by the coding sequence ATGACCGCATTTAAATCGGATTTCCTTAACATCCTGAGCGAACGCGGGTTCATCCATCAATGTTCCGACTTCGACGGCCTCGACGCGCTGGCCGCCAAGGGCGAGGCGACAGCCTATGTCGGCTATGACTGCACCGCGCCGTCGCTGCACATCGGCAACTACCTCACCATGATGATGCTGCACTGGCTGCAGGAGAGCGGCAACAAGCCGATCACGCTGATGGGCGGCGGCACCACCATGGTCGGCGACCCCTCCGGCAAGGATGAATCGCGCGCGATCCGCAGCGTGGCGGAAATCGAGGCCAACAAGGCCTCGATCCGCGGCGTGTTTTCAAAGGTGCTGCGCTACGGGTCCGGCCACAGCGACGCGATCATGCTCGATAACGCCGAGTGGCTGACCAGGCTGAACTGGATCGAGATGCTGCGCGACATCGGCCGGCATTTCTCCGTCAACCGCATGCTGACGATGGACTCGGTACGCCTGCGCCTCGAACGCGAGCAGGAAATGAGCTTCATCGAATTCAACTACATGGTCTGCCAGGCCTACGACTTCGTCGAGCTGTCGCGGCGCACCGGCTGCCGCCTGCAGATGGGCGGCTCCGATCAATGGGGCAACATCGTCAACGGCGTCGATCTCGGCCGCCGCATGGGCACGCCGCAACTGTTCGCGCTGACGACGCCGCTGTTGACCACCGCCTCCGGCGCCAAGATGGGCAAGACCGCGCAAGGCGCGGTCTGGCTCAACGCCGACCAGTTCTCGCCCTATGATTTCTGGCAGTACTGGCGCAACGTCGAGGACGCCGACGTCGTGAAGTTTCTAAAACTGTTCACGATCCTGCCGATAAGCGAGATCGCCAAACTCGCGGCGTTGCAAGGCGGAGAGATCAACGAAGCCAAGAAGATCCTGGCTACCGAAGCGACCGCGTTGCTGCACGGCCGCGACGCCGCCAATGAGGCAGCGGAGACCGCGCAGAAGACGTTCGAGCAAGGCGCGATCGCCGAGAACCTGCCGACCGTGGATATTCCGCGTGGCGAACTCGAAACCGGGATCGGCGTGCTCGCGGCCTTCGTCAAGGCCGGCCTGGTCGCGTCAAACGGCGAGGCACGCCGCCAGATCAAGGGCGGCGGCCTGCGCGTCAACGACGCCGCCGTTACCGACGAGAAGATGACGCTGGCGCCGTCGCACCTGACGCCCGAAGGCGTCATCAAGCTGTCGATGGGCAGGAAGAAGCACATCCTGCTCAAGCCTGCATAG